The Tubulanus polymorphus chromosome 4, tnTubPoly1.2, whole genome shotgun sequence genomic interval GGTATTAATGACATAGTTTGACTGATGATGGTGGAAAAAAGCGATTGTCATTTTATAGgaatatttgtttgtttatctcTAAACTATATACGATATATAATAaacattgtaaatatatataatgtaaacGAGCAAATTTTCAATCGATAAGATACGATAGAGCCGGGTCCAGAAAGTCATTTTATCCCGAATTGTTTATCGTCATCAGCACCCATCGCTTCCACTTTCTTTGGTGATCAGTCTTCCATAGATCTGACCATGGGCTTCGGACGAATCCAAATGTTATTGTCACCGATCCCCCGAGTTTCTACATGTCGAGTAGAGGATAAACATAGAATTTATCTGAACTTTTCACCTCCTACACTGGGTTCATCTATATCAGTTGAAATGTTGCTGATCAATTGTCTTGCTTGAAGACTGATCCTATCGATTGTGACGAGACGGCCTCTAGCACTGATAGTTAAtacaacagcatcacgcccATCGAGCTGTTGCTGATGACGTTTCGCTCTAATAACCAAACTGGTCCAAACTTCCATTGGCAAAGATGAACTCTGCAAAAAAATTGTTCTTGTTCAAGATTCCCACCTAGGAAAACCGATACAAAACTGCAGTAACTCACAATTATTGAAAAGGCACCTTTTATTAAACTTGCGACAATAATTTATAATACAGAGTTTATATCTTATAAATTAGATGCACGGATGATGTTTATTTGATGAAAGATGACGAAATTAAAACATGAAGTCGAAAAAACAATGAGATCAAAATATCCACTCGCACCGCGGCGTGAATACCAAATCATatagaaagaaaatgtttttcccAATATTTTGTTCTAAAACGTTAACAATTTATTAATATTTATTGCATTGATGGAAGACGCGCAGTGTTTCGATTTCCACTAAGTGAACAATAAAAACCTAATGTATATACAATTTCTAACGATGGCTGTACACTAGACTACGTTTACCCCGGAGACGAGTTGATTGTCACGGATTATGGCGTGCCCCGTCCGACTATAACGGTGATTGTTTTCCACAACGGGTTTTAGAGTGGTGGCCAtccctttcatttttacatcaacccctctgaaaatcagccatcccttataaaatatctgctgcccctaCCAGAGTGGATGTCAAAAATCTATCAATGCTGctaattgctttgaaatatataacaactGTTccccacgtttgagtgtggttattctACTAATATTGAGCTACTGTGAAAAATAGGAGATTACACCAAAATAAAACTTGAGTTTCTTTTTTGGGAGAATCAAATGCCTTGCTACTTCAGCAACCATGATGTCATACACTTAACAATGAATGCAGCCACTTAAAAATTCTAGCATATGGAGAACGCTGGGTATAAAAATTAGCTTACTCTGACCCATCCCTGCTCCAACTGTCCTTGAGTTGGCATTGTACCTCAGAGAGATTTAATTGGTCCCGTGAGATCCGAGGCAAGCAAAGTCTACTAGTACAGTAACAAAAATAGTAATCTGCATTAGGATAGTTTTTTCTTCTCAGCCCGTTGCTTCAGTTTAGTAAGATCTGGATATGAACAGCCGTTATTGACGAACTCAACTGCGCACCGTCTCGGGAACCAACCTCTCAGACGAGAAAcacctgaaaaatatttcaagcgCCGATGTTGAGAATAGCAGCAGCATCaattcagaaaatgaaataatcagaAGTCGAATTCGGGCAAATCCGACAGCATAAGAACATGTATCAAAGAATGCTGTGGGAGGCCACGCTAATCCACGGCAATTTTTCAAGATTCAcaacatttttgaatttcaaatttgcaacagCAAATTACCAACTCAATGCACCAGTATCCCACAAATCACCATCTTTAGATAGAGAGTGCTTTCTACCAAGCAGATCTGATTATATATGACAAATAAACTTTACCATGCAACCacttgaaaaatatatcatgTTAGCATTATTAGAATGCCATCGTAAATTACCTACCCAGATCTTTCTGCTGTTTATCTAAGATCTTATCACCGTACAACCAATGCCtaaaacaacaaatgaaagcAAATAAAAACACAACAGCGTCGCGGGAGACTAGTTACAGTTCAATCAGTCTTACTTTTTCCAGCGAGTGACGAGTAATCGATCGCCGATGTTCAGTTTGATACGAGGCTCGTCGGTGAACGGAGGGCAACAAATAACGCGACAACCTTTAGTGATCGGACACCAGCGGCCGCTGTAATCTTCAATGATCGTATACTCGATCGATCGATCTTTCTTGTCTTCTTTCTGCCTCATTTGTTCAATCTGtgaattagaaaatttgaatcaGAAAATAAGTTTCAGGATTTTCACTTAATTCGAATGAAAGATCTGGTCAATTTAACCGTGTAAACTGTTATTCAGGAATCTGATTTTTTCTGAGAAATCTGGGCAGTTCATAGTCGTCTGAATTAAATGAGTTCAACTGTATTCGAATAGGAAAACGAACGTTTCATATCCAGATTAAGCACTATTGAAATTCGTCATTGTTTATTgattaaaaactgcgatctcgTAGATACTGATCGGATTACGCTGATACGGATTTAGAAGTTCTGACGTATCTCGACAGTACAAACCGTTAATGTATATTGATTACAGCCTTCTTTCACGTCCCACGTAAAACCATCTGAGACAGGATAACCGGACCACGTAAATACTTGACGAAGGTTTCTCCACATGCCCAAATAATACGGATAAACAAATTCACCTTCCTCGACAGTTCTATCGATATAATAAGCCtgcaagaaatttcacaatctTCCTATTTTCTATTTAAAGACAAATAGTTGAATCTAAATTTCAGAAATGGAGGAACAATATTTTTCCGACTTAAAACTGAATTATTTGTGACTGAAATTAGTGACCTTTTCTATAATCCAAGATTCGATACCAGTTTCATTCTTGAGAATACTTTTCAACTGGAGGAATCCCAAACCACCGACGGCCACAATGACCCCGACAGCTAGACCAACGCTGAATATACCGATCAGAAACGACCATACATCTAGATTTATAACAGGCTCCGTTCCATCTCCGTAGTAGAAATAGTAAGGCTGAAATTAAGCCATAACATCTTACAATTAGTACAGGTCAGGGTCCATACAGATCactcattcctggatataaggagtcttcaaagagttttaaaggagaaaatctCAGATTTCGaggaagtgtctgcatcactttcatttatcccaattactgtagactctcataaatcggtactgtttatcttgttggttttgtaagcaaatttcaATCTTATGCACTACTTAAACTTGGTTTCTAATTCGTTAACTGCCTAATTGGGTAAAGAAAATCCAGAAAGTCCCAACTGTATTGATTTCGGGGTAGTTTATTGTACAACTAAAATAGACAAACATTTTAGTAGAGTTTTTTAGGAATCGATTAGTTATAGGGACCCTGAAGTAGCAGACaagctgaaattgaaattgtctcCAGAATGGATCACATTTAAGACGTTTACCCGGTTCATTGCATGATAAAGAGACGGAATCAATATGCATAAGGAATGTATGCATCCAAGTGGCGCGAAGAATAAGAAATACGTAAATCTTGCATGATTCATGTGGCCGCAACAGTTGTTTATCCATGGACAATGATGATCCATTTTCATGACAcaactgaaaattcaaaataaaccatcaaattattcaaatatactGATTTAAGGTTCTGTGGTTGACTATAGGCTGTTACTAACCGATTACATTTGCGACAATGATGAGACCTTGGTGATTTGTAACCCTGACAAACTTTACAAAACTGTAAATACTTTATATCTTTTGGATCATCCTAAAAACAGTGAAAAATATCTTAGACAATTCAATTTGCGATAGGAAAATGGCTCAAAATGGGACAACGAAATGGTTAACTTTTCATCAAGTTACGAGTAACATGTAACATTAGTTAGTACTTCATTTTGGAAAGCAAAAAGGATAGATATTTCAGCCTCGTAATTCTCTATGATCTCTAATGTCACATCAAACTACTGTAAAACCCCTTTTACTCAAGGCTAGAAAATAGGAACTTGACAACATTGAAGtctaaaaatttgaattaagttTTCTACTTACTGGTTTCCAGCCATACGGCACATGACCTGGCCCGATTCCCATAGCGCAGAAGAAATTGTATAGGGTCAGATAAAGCCACATTACATATACAATCAGATTGATTGTACCTCCCGGGGCTGAAACAGGCCACCACATCATATCACATATAATAGACATCGCCGATATagtgaatataatgaataggGCCAGTAAAGGCCCCCAATGCAACGTGCGGCGTACTATATTCATGATGGAGAGGACTTCAAATCTGCATGTTATCTGCAAAATAGGAAATTTATTCTGTGACCGGTGGTTATGAAAGCTTACGCTGGCAAGCGAGATTTAAGTAAAACAGTTATAGGGCCTCATTtcacatataaatatacatgaCAGTAAGACATGTGAATGTCAGTAATTTGGGCGATgtgaattatgaataatatcaataatttacccggtttaatgaatgaattacgTCATTAAATCACAGCGAACGGGCCAAAAAATCAGCCCGAAAACCACAACCCGGAAGTGTTTTACCCGGTTCAGATTGAACGCATGAAACGAAAAGATACAGCTGTAGTACATTGAGCATAGGGGAATTTAGCGTTTCACATGTAGTAGACCTCGACACTGTGCTGTGCTGCGCtcattcatca includes:
- the LOC141903594 gene encoding palmitoyltransferase ZDHHC6-like, which produces MNIVRRTLHWGPLLALFIIFTISAMSIICDMMWWPVSAPGGTINLIVYVMWLYLTLYNFFCAMGIGPGHVPYGWKPDDPKDIKYLQFCKVCQGYKSPRSHHCRKCNRCVMKMDHHCPWINNCCGHMNHARFTYFLFFAPLGCIHSLCILIPSLYHAMNRPYYFYYGDGTEPVINLDVWSFLIGIFSVGLAVGVIVAVGGLGFLQLKSILKNETGIESWIIEKAYYIDRTVEEGEFVYPYYLGMWRNLRQVFTWSGYPVSDGFTWDVKEGCNQYTLTIEQMRQKEDKKDRSIEYTIIEDYSGRWCPITKGCRVICCPPFTDEPRIKLNIGDRLLVTRWKKHWLYGDKILDKQQKDLGVSRLRGWFPRRCAVEFVNNGCSYPDLTKLKQRAEKKKLS